DNA from Prosthecobacter fusiformis:
GCCCCCTGCATGAAGACGACGGGCACCTGCGTGCCGAGCGCGCCCTGGATGGTCTTTTCCATGTAGTAGATCCAGTTGGCGGAGATGCCGCCGGGGCTTGTGGTAGCATGGCAGGCATAGTTTACCATCACGCCCATGAGCTGGCCTTTCATGTCCCAGGCACCGATGACGCCGACCTGCGGATCAATGGGCCCGGCATACTCAATGATGTCTGGATTGCCCGCTCCAGGATGGCTCCAGCTCTGGCCGTTTTTCATGCGCAGGCGGCGGTTGAAGGCCACCTTGTCCTCATGGCCATAACCCACGCAAATTTGCGCAGGCTCACGCACCAAATGGGCCATGCGCACGCCTTCGACGATTTCGTTGGTCACTCGCATCACGAAGCCAGGATCGGCAGCGGAGGACTCTTCATAGGCGAGCTTTTTCACCAGGTCTGAAGCGGCATCGTATTCCCCAGGCATTACCATTCCCACAGGGCCTGAGGAGTGGGAATGGGAGGCTCCGATCATCACGCAATCTCCCGGAATGGAGAGCTCCTTTTCAATGCGGGCGCGCGCCTCCAGGACGATCTGGCGCGGTACGATGAGGGTATCCAGCCCCACGAGAGCCACCTTCTTTTTGCCATCGTCAAAGAGTGCCACGCGGACTTTGCAGGCATCGTGAAACTTGCGGTGGTAAGCCTTGCCGTAACCGCCCGGTTGCTCCATGCCGATGCCGGGCGTGATGTCCCGTTCGGCAAATCCGGCCTTGATGCTGGAGGCAACGGGGGCAGCAGTCTGTGCGCAGACGGTGGTGACAAAGAGTCCGAAGACGAGGAGAACGTTTCTCATGGTCAGAGCATACAGTGGCGGAGAGCAGACTTTGCACCCCTTCCTCACCTGATGTTGACTTTTCATGACCTGTTTAGGGCGTGTGAGTTCTTCATCCCGATGATTTGACAGCCCTTGGCACTGGGATGCATACTGCCGCTGCTATGCCCAGCCTTGCTCATGAAAACCTCCTCCGCGCTGCCGGTCATCGGCTGATCGCCGGTATCGATGAGGCGGGGCGAGGTCCACTGGCGGGGCCGGTCTCCGTGGCAGCCGTTGTGCTGCCGGAGAAATACCGGCACAAGCTGCTCAATGATTCGAAACAGCTCAACCACGCTACCCGCGAGCTGCTGTATGAGGAGCTGACCCAGGATGACCGCATCCGCTGGCACAGTGTGATGATCGGCGTGGCGGACATTGATCGCGTGAACATTCTGCAAGCGACATGGTTAGGCATGCGGCGTTGCGCTCTGGAGCTGGATCCTCGCCCCTGTGCAGCACTCATCGATGGCAGGCCGGTGCGGGATTTTCCTCTGCATCATGTGGCTTTGGTAAAGGGGGACAGCCTCAGCTATTCCATCGCCGCAGCCAGCATCATCGCCAAGGTCAGTCGAGATCGCCTGATGGTGCAGATGGCGCAGCAGTACCCAGGGTATGGATTTGAGGTTCATAAAGGCTACCCCACCCCTGCACATCAGGCAGCTTTGAAAAAGCTGGGGCCTTGTCCAGAGCATCGGCGCAGTTTCAGCCCAGTGGCCCAGATGCAGCTCGATCTGGGGATGTGATGTTCAGTGTCAGCGGATCGTGGCACCATGCCGCGCCGTCATGCTGAGGCCAAATAAGGCGCATTGGAGGGCAGTTGCGGTCCATGAGAGAGATGGGCTGTCAATCAGACACAACAATTATGAAACATGCACCTACCGTCGCCGGAGCCCTCCTTGGACTTTTGTTCCTTACCTTTGGGCTGAACTTTTTCTTCAACTTCATCCCGATGCCTGCGGATCCATCCCCTGCGGATGCCCCGCATAAGCTCTTCATGGCAGCCCTCTTCCCGACCGGCTATCTGGCCTTTGTGAAGGTGCTGGAAATCACCGGCGGCCTGCTAGTGGCACTGCCGAAGACTCGCAATCTGGGACTTCTGATCCTGGGCCCCATCATCGTCAACATCCTGGCCTTTCACATCTTCCTGACTAAAGGCGCTGGTCTCTTTGAGCCACCTGTCGTGCTCATCACGGTGCTCGCTCTCTTCCTGCTGTGGTCAGGCCGTCGTGCCTTTGCCGGCTTGGTGAAAAACTGAGCTCTTTAAACAGACTTTGTGGCCGGTCTTCTGCATCATTCGGAAGACCGGTTTTTTTCTGCCTGGATCTCGCGGTCAGACTTCTTCGTGGACCCACCGCCACGGTTGCGCTATGCCAGCGGTCATGCAGATTACCAGTGCCAGCAATGAAAAGGTC
Protein-coding regions in this window:
- a CDS encoding ribonuclease HII, whose translation is MPSLAHENLLRAAGHRLIAGIDEAGRGPLAGPVSVAAVVLPEKYRHKLLNDSKQLNHATRELLYEELTQDDRIRWHSVMIGVADIDRVNILQATWLGMRRCALELDPRPCAALIDGRPVRDFPLHHVALVKGDSLSYSIAAASIIAKVSRDRLMVQMAQQYPGYGFEVHKGYPTPAHQAALKKLGPCPEHRRSFSPVAQMQLDLGM